The following are encoded in a window of Microcaecilia unicolor chromosome 14, aMicUni1.1, whole genome shotgun sequence genomic DNA:
- the LOC115458162 gene encoding olfactory receptor 5P3-like, which translates to MAYDRYVAICKPLHYPLIMNKKICISLVAASWICGCLDEVPIVDVISQYSFCGSNEINHFYCDPKSLIELSCSDTHNFEIVVLSEGPFAVLAPFLLILLSYIYIISTILKIHSSEGRRKAFSTCSSHLTIVLLFFGSIACIYMKPNSMNSPEQDKMFALLYTVFIPMLNPLIYTLRNQEIKNALKNLIFGKQYERK; encoded by the coding sequence ATGGCATATGATCGTTATGTGGCAATATGTAAACCCCTTCATTACCCACTCATCATGAACAAAAAGATTTGCATCTCTCTGGTGGCTGCGTCCTGGATATGTGGGTGTCTGGATGAAGTTCCCATAGTAGATGTTATATCCCAGTACTCCTTTTGTGGCTCAAATGAGATTAATCATTTCTACTGTGACCCCAAGTCACTGATAGAACTCTCTTGCAGTGATACCCATAACTTTGAAATAGTAGTACTTTCTGAAGGACCATTTGCGGTTCTCGCCCCCTTTCTATTAATCCTGTTATCCTACATCTATATCATTTCCACCATATTGAAAATCCACTCTTCTGAAGGGAGACGCAAGGCTTTCTCCACCTGTTCCTCCCATCTCACTATTGTTCTTCTGTTCTTTGGGAGCATTGCATGCATCTACATGAAGCCAAACTCAATGAATTCACCAGAGCAAGACAAAATGTTTGCCCTTCTGTATACAGTGTTCATTCCCATGTTAAACCCCTTAATTTATACCCTGAGAAATCAAGAAATAAAAAATGCCCTGAAAAATctcatctttggaaaacaatATGAAAGAAAATAA